A region of Thermobifida halotolerans DNA encodes the following proteins:
- a CDS encoding 3-hydroxyacyl-CoA dehydrogenase NAD-binding domain-containing protein, whose protein sequence is MSSAIEAAREQFADEVVTRALSRDVELPHGAGTAVLITLDNGHDHTKPNTFGPAGLTSLGEAIDAAAARTDIVAVAITGKPFIFAVGADLNGVPKITDREQAHAIGRLGHDVFRRLGELNVPTFAFVNGAAMGGGVEVALHCTYRTVSSGVPAFALPEVFLGLVPGWGGTYLLPNLIGAEKALKLIIDNPLAQNKTIRGPQVFEMGIADAMFEPADFLEESLRWAAGVVKGDITVERPEVDRGEAWDRAVENARWAVEGKLHGAAPAPLRALDLVAEARNRTRDEGFAAEDEALADLIMSDELRSGLYAFDLVQKRARRPRGAPDKSLARPVTKVGVVGAGLMAGQLALLFARRLGVPVVMTDLDQERLDRGVGYVHGEVDKLLARGRVNSDTANRLKALVTGSLSYEAFADADFVIEAVFEEMSVKKSVFAQVEEHVSAEAVLATNTSSLSVTEMAADLKHPERVVGFHFFNPVAVLPLLEIVRGERTDDAALATAFATAKTLKKTAVLVKDAPAFVVNRLLTLFMGEVLSSVEEGTEPEVADRAVAPLGLPMSPLLLLQLVGPAVALHVAETLHAAFPDRFGVSPQLKAMVEAGKTAVYGPDFTIDPEVRAFFTGGDSPSGEEAILDRALVALAREIRIMLDEGVVAEPADIDLCMISGAGWPFHLGGITPYLDRAGISERVNGTRFHPDGLKAL, encoded by the coding sequence GTGAGCAGCGCGATCGAGGCCGCGCGGGAGCAGTTCGCCGACGAGGTCGTCACCAGGGCGCTCTCCCGCGACGTGGAACTCCCCCACGGCGCGGGCACCGCCGTCCTGATCACCCTGGACAACGGCCACGACCACACCAAGCCCAACACCTTCGGCCCCGCGGGCCTGACGAGCCTGGGCGAGGCGATCGACGCCGCCGCCGCGCGCACCGACATCGTCGCCGTGGCCATCACCGGCAAGCCGTTCATCTTCGCCGTGGGCGCCGACCTCAACGGAGTACCGAAGATCACCGACCGGGAGCAGGCGCACGCCATCGGCAGGCTGGGCCACGACGTGTTCCGCAGGCTCGGCGAGCTGAACGTGCCGACCTTCGCGTTCGTCAACGGCGCGGCCATGGGCGGCGGCGTCGAGGTGGCGCTGCACTGCACCTACCGCACCGTCTCCTCCGGAGTTCCGGCGTTCGCGCTGCCCGAGGTGTTCCTGGGCCTGGTGCCCGGCTGGGGCGGCACCTACCTGCTGCCCAACCTCATCGGCGCGGAGAAGGCGCTCAAGCTGATCATCGACAACCCGCTGGCCCAGAACAAGACCATCAGGGGCCCGCAGGTGTTCGAGATGGGCATCGCCGACGCGATGTTCGAGCCCGCCGACTTCCTGGAGGAGTCGCTGCGCTGGGCCGCCGGAGTCGTCAAGGGCGACATCACCGTCGAACGTCCCGAGGTCGACCGGGGCGAGGCGTGGGACCGGGCGGTCGAGAACGCGCGCTGGGCCGTGGAGGGCAAGCTGCACGGCGCCGCCCCCGCCCCGCTGCGCGCGCTCGACCTGGTCGCCGAGGCCAGGAACCGCACCCGCGACGAGGGCTTCGCCGCCGAGGACGAGGCGCTGGCCGACCTCATCATGAGCGACGAACTGCGGTCCGGGCTGTACGCGTTCGACCTGGTGCAAAAGCGCGCCCGCCGCCCCAGGGGCGCCCCTGACAAGTCGCTGGCCCGACCGGTCACCAAGGTCGGCGTCGTGGGCGCGGGCCTGATGGCCGGACAGCTCGCGCTGTTGTTCGCCCGCCGCCTGGGCGTCCCGGTGGTCATGACCGACCTGGACCAGGAGCGTCTGGACCGCGGCGTGGGCTACGTGCACGGCGAGGTCGACAAGCTGCTCGCCAGGGGCCGGGTGAACTCCGACACGGCCAACCGGCTCAAGGCCCTGGTCACCGGGTCCCTGTCGTATGAGGCGTTCGCCGACGCCGACTTCGTCATCGAGGCCGTCTTCGAGGAGATGTCGGTCAAGAAGTCGGTATTCGCCCAGGTCGAGGAGCACGTCTCGGCCGAGGCGGTGCTGGCCACCAACACCTCGTCGCTGTCGGTCACCGAGATGGCCGCGGACCTCAAGCATCCCGAGCGCGTGGTCGGCTTCCACTTCTTCAACCCGGTGGCGGTGCTGCCGCTGCTGGAGATCGTCCGCGGCGAGCGGACCGACGACGCCGCGCTGGCCACCGCCTTCGCCACCGCCAAGACGCTGAAGAAGACCGCGGTGCTGGTCAAGGACGCGCCCGCGTTCGTGGTCAACCGGCTGCTCACCCTGTTCATGGGCGAGGTGCTGTCCTCGGTCGAGGAGGGCACCGAGCCGGAGGTCGCCGACCGCGCGGTGGCGCCGCTGGGCCTGCCCATGTCGCCGCTGCTGCTGCTGCAACTGGTCGGCCCGGCCGTGGCGCTGCACGTCGCCGAGACCCTGCACGCCGCCTTCCCCGACCGGTTCGGCGTGTCCCCGCAGCTCAAGGCGATGGTGGAGGCGGGCAAGACCGCGGTCTACGGCCCCGACTTCACCATCGACCCGGAGGTGCGGGCGTTCTTCACCGGCGGCGACTCCCCCTCCGGTGAGGAGGCGATCCTCGACCGCGCCCTGGTGGCGCTGGCCCGGGAGATCCGGATCATGCTGGACGAGGGTGTGGTGGCCGAGCCCGCCGACATCGACCTGTGCATGATCAGCGGCGCGGGCTGGCCGTTCCACCTGGGCGGCATCACCCCGTACCTGGACCGCGCGGGCATCTCCGAGAGGGTCAACGGGACCCGTTTCCACCCCGACGGCCTGAAGGCGCTGTAG
- a CDS encoding helix-turn-helix domain-containing protein, whose product MTDYQTARTSLGARLREIRVEAGLSGRALAQALDWHPSKVSKLELGRQTASVEDLKAWAAACDAPGTAAELLAMRRTLETHYASWRRQLAGGTRAKQVTFVDLESRTRRLRAFETAVVPGLLQTPDYARCVLRSVVALHGAPDDVEVGVRTRMERARVLDDPDKTFDIILWEPVLYARICPGEVMVGQLDRIAELIVRKGMMIGVVPLDVRLPAIPEHGFWIFDDDRVNVETVGAELSLTDNDAIEPYRRVFARLSKAALRGQAALRLVARARHRLVPV is encoded by the coding sequence ATGACCGACTACCAGACGGCCCGGACTTCCCTGGGTGCGCGGTTACGCGAGATTCGGGTGGAGGCCGGGTTGTCCGGTCGGGCGCTGGCCCAGGCACTGGACTGGCACCCGTCGAAGGTGTCCAAGCTGGAGTTGGGCAGGCAAACCGCCTCGGTTGAGGATCTGAAGGCATGGGCGGCGGCCTGTGACGCACCGGGAACCGCCGCCGAACTGCTCGCGATGCGTAGGACTCTGGAAACCCACTACGCGAGCTGGCGTCGTCAGCTCGCCGGGGGTACCCGGGCCAAGCAGGTGACCTTCGTCGACTTGGAGAGCCGGACGCGTCGACTCCGGGCTTTCGAGACCGCGGTGGTCCCAGGGCTGCTGCAAACTCCTGACTACGCCCGGTGCGTCCTGCGCAGCGTGGTGGCCCTGCACGGCGCACCGGACGATGTCGAAGTCGGGGTTCGCACCCGGATGGAGCGCGCCCGCGTCCTCGACGACCCAGACAAGACGTTCGACATCATCCTGTGGGAGCCGGTCCTGTATGCGCGGATCTGCCCGGGCGAGGTCATGGTCGGCCAGCTGGACCGTATAGCGGAGTTGATCGTCCGCAAGGGCATGATGATCGGGGTTGTCCCGCTGGACGTCCGGCTTCCCGCGATCCCCGAACACGGTTTCTGGATCTTCGACGACGACCGCGTGAACGTGGAGACGGTCGGCGCTGAACTCTCCCTCACCGACAACGACGCGATCGAGCCCTACCGCCGGGTCTTCGCGAGGTTGTCCAAGGCGGCGTTGCGTGGACAAGCCGCACTTCGTCTTGTGGCACGGGCGCGGCACCGGCTCGTACCGGTCTGA
- a CDS encoding DUF6879 family protein has translation MREYLSDDDFTALFRAYRYTAWRLETRRCYGSVGEDRQFQEWLAGKDPGIEWLKPWLDMVREELAKGKRMERVRIVDDPPSDYLRWELWATPYNLAVGEDIRYLPREHPIVAELPDEDFWIFDSRTLARFEFDGDDVAGIWLDEAPEAVVAALAARDSAWHHALTYTDYLATRVG, from the coding sequence ATGCGTGAATACCTGAGTGACGACGACTTCACCGCCTTGTTCCGGGCCTACCGGTATACCGCATGGCGTCTGGAGACCCGGCGCTGCTATGGCAGCGTTGGAGAGGACAGGCAGTTTCAGGAGTGGCTGGCAGGTAAAGACCCCGGAATCGAGTGGCTTAAGCCGTGGTTGGACATGGTGCGGGAGGAACTCGCCAAGGGGAAGCGGATGGAACGGGTGCGAATCGTTGATGACCCACCCTCGGACTATCTGCGTTGGGAACTATGGGCGACTCCCTACAACCTCGCGGTGGGGGAAGATATCCGCTATCTACCGCGTGAGCATCCGATCGTCGCGGAACTTCCCGACGAGGATTTTTGGATCTTTGACAGTCGCACGCTGGCGCGGTTCGAGTTCGACGGCGATGATGTCGCTGGTATCTGGCTTGACGAAGCTCCTGAAGCCGTCGTTGCTGCTTTGGCCGCTCGGGACTCGGCGTGGCATCATGCGCTCACCTACACCGACTACCTGGCGACAAGAGTGGGATGA
- a CDS encoding TOMM precursor leader peptide-binding protein, whose translation MLAPYVRVGVQDGRLFLGFGSIQRVFDDPSLWGPLIRLVDYYSVPRTYDEATGFLERECGLSPERAEELLGVLRGGCYLIPAGSYRPEDRYSRPTLFHGLWGADPQEVQERLAGSHVVFLGCGGIGNLMSVALATAGVGRVTLVDADHIEKSNLTRQYLFTETDVGAAKCEILARELRARNSDTEVCTIRRRITNRADLDVLPQADLLVLSADSTGITELVNTHCVTTETAWLNVCYVNDIAVWGPLVIPGQTGCWSCHQLTARDSSGSAELDALISRINRRYQAPSHGSTNMLSSALASLDALKYLGGFGAVQSLGRRVGVWTHQLRLDEQPSTPNPDCPTCGPLRA comes from the coding sequence ATGCTCGCCCCCTATGTCCGAGTCGGTGTACAGGACGGCCGGCTCTTTCTCGGATTCGGCTCCATTCAGCGGGTCTTCGACGACCCGTCCCTGTGGGGGCCGCTGATCCGTCTCGTCGACTACTACTCAGTTCCCCGCACCTATGACGAGGCCACTGGTTTCCTGGAACGCGAATGCGGACTCTCTCCCGAGCGCGCCGAGGAGCTCCTGGGGGTCCTCCGTGGCGGCTGCTATCTCATTCCGGCAGGCTCCTACCGACCGGAGGACAGATACAGCCGTCCCACCCTGTTCCACGGGCTCTGGGGCGCCGATCCGCAGGAGGTCCAAGAGCGCCTGGCGGGCAGCCACGTTGTCTTCCTGGGCTGCGGCGGTATCGGAAACCTGATGTCGGTCGCCCTGGCCACCGCTGGAGTCGGCCGGGTGACCCTCGTCGACGCCGACCACATCGAGAAGAGCAACTTGACCCGGCAGTACCTGTTCACCGAGACCGACGTCGGTGCGGCCAAGTGCGAGATCCTGGCTCGGGAGTTGCGCGCCCGCAACTCCGACACCGAGGTATGCACGATCAGACGGCGGATCACCAACCGCGCCGACCTCGACGTGCTTCCCCAAGCCGACCTGCTCGTGCTGTCAGCCGACTCCACCGGCATCACCGAACTCGTCAACACCCACTGCGTCACAACTGAAACGGCCTGGCTCAACGTGTGCTACGTCAACGACATCGCGGTATGGGGACCGCTGGTCATCCCCGGACAGACCGGATGCTGGTCCTGCCATCAACTGACCGCCCGGGATTCTTCGGGGAGTGCGGAACTCGACGCCCTGATCTCCCGCATCAATCGCCGCTACCAGGCACCCTCGCACGGTTCGACCAACATGCTCTCCTCCGCGCTAGCCAGCCTCGACGCCCTGAAATACCTGGGCGGTTTCGGGGCTGTGCAGTCGCTGGGCCGAAGAGTAGGGGTGTGGACCCACCAACTGCGTCTGGACGAGCAGCCCAGCACCCCGAATCCGGACTGTCCGACCTGCGGCCCGCTCCGGGCGTGA
- a CDS encoding HIT family protein yields the protein MPSASCVFCAIAAGEEPCHPIWEDEHHLAFLSIFPNTEGFSVVIPKVHRPSYVLRMDTDAYLALHLAAREAARRLDAAFADVARTGIMYEGYGVDHAHAKLFPMHGTAGNEGDSWRAVHSSVDVYFDRYRGYLSSHDHARADDTELAALAERIRKAGS from the coding sequence TTGCCTTCCGCTTCCTGTGTCTTCTGCGCGATCGCCGCCGGGGAGGAGCCCTGCCACCCGATCTGGGAGGACGAGCACCACCTGGCGTTTCTGTCGATCTTCCCCAACACCGAGGGGTTCTCGGTGGTGATCCCCAAGGTGCACCGACCCAGCTACGTGCTCCGGATGGACACCGACGCCTACCTCGCCCTGCACCTGGCCGCCCGCGAGGCGGCCCGCCGCCTGGACGCCGCGTTCGCCGACGTGGCGCGTACCGGGATCATGTACGAGGGCTACGGCGTGGACCACGCCCACGCCAAACTGTTTCCCATGCACGGCACGGCGGGCAACGAGGGCGACTCCTGGCGGGCGGTGCACTCGTCGGTGGACGTCTACTTCGACCGCTACCGGGGATACCTGTCGTCCCACGACCACGCCCGCGCCGACGACACCGAACTGGCGGCCCTGGCCGAACGCATCAGGAAAGCGGGGAGTTGA
- a CDS encoding RNA polymerase sigma factor, with translation MEAVFREEHGRLLAALVRRFGDLDLAEEVASEALEAALVHWPVQGVPPKPGAWLMTTARRRAVDRLRRDRAYAARLAVLQVDADRAAPAPPEDTSGLPDERLLLFFTCAHPALSGEDRVALTLRCLAGLTTPEVARAFLVPVETMAKRITRAKRKIRQARIPFRVPGVEDLPQRLPGVLQVVYSVFTEGYAASSGQELQRLDLADEAIRLARILRRLLPDQRETAGLLGLMLLVHARRAARTGPRGELVLLDEQDRTRWDRVMIEEGLALVPVALSGGPPGPYGVQAAIAALHDEAADLATTDWPQIVALYDVLLTLIPSPVVAVNRAVAVAMRDGLGVGLTLLEGLADEPRLRDYAPYAVARADLLHRLGRTVEAAALYRQALDLARTEPERAHLRRRLEEVAADSVGAAAPEERT, from the coding sequence GTGGAAGCAGTGTTCCGGGAGGAGCACGGTCGGCTGCTGGCCGCCCTCGTCCGCCGGTTCGGCGACCTCGACCTGGCAGAGGAGGTCGCCTCCGAGGCGCTGGAGGCCGCGCTGGTGCACTGGCCGGTCCAGGGCGTGCCCCCCAAGCCGGGCGCGTGGCTGATGACCACGGCGCGGCGCAGGGCCGTCGACCGGCTGCGGCGGGACCGGGCCTACGCCGCGCGGCTCGCCGTGCTGCAGGTGGACGCCGACCGGGCGGCCCCCGCCCCGCCCGAGGACACCAGCGGCCTGCCCGACGAGCGGCTGCTGCTCTTCTTCACCTGCGCGCATCCGGCGCTGTCTGGAGAGGACCGCGTGGCGTTGACCCTGCGCTGCCTCGCCGGGCTGACCACACCCGAGGTCGCGCGGGCCTTCCTGGTGCCGGTTGAGACGATGGCCAAGCGGATCACCCGGGCGAAGCGGAAGATCCGCCAGGCCCGCATCCCGTTCCGCGTGCCCGGCGTCGAGGATCTGCCGCAGCGGCTGCCCGGGGTGCTCCAGGTTGTCTACTCGGTCTTCACCGAGGGGTACGCGGCCAGTTCGGGACAGGAGTTGCAGCGGCTCGACCTCGCGGACGAGGCGATCCGACTGGCGCGCATCCTGCGCCGCCTGCTGCCCGACCAGCGGGAGACCGCGGGCCTGCTCGGGTTGATGCTGCTGGTCCACGCGCGGCGCGCCGCGCGGACCGGTCCGCGCGGCGAACTCGTGCTGCTCGACGAGCAGGACCGCACCCGCTGGGACCGCGTGATGATCGAGGAGGGCCTCGCCCTGGTGCCCGTCGCGTTGAGCGGCGGCCCGCCCGGCCCCTACGGGGTGCAGGCCGCCATCGCCGCGCTGCACGACGAGGCCGCGGATCTCGCGACCACCGACTGGCCGCAGATCGTGGCGCTCTACGACGTGCTGCTCACCCTCATCCCGTCTCCGGTCGTCGCCGTGAACCGGGCCGTGGCGGTGGCGATGCGCGACGGTCTCGGGGTGGGGCTGACGCTGCTGGAGGGACTGGCCGACGAACCCCGGCTGCGCGACTACGCCCCCTACGCGGTCGCGCGGGCCGATCTGCTGCACCGGCTCGGCCGCACGGTCGAGGCCGCGGCGCTCTACCGGCAGGCACTCGACCTCGCCCGGACCGAACCCGAACGGGCGCATCTGCGGCGCAGGCTGGAGGAGGTCGCCGCCGACTCCGTCGGTGCGGCTGCCCCCGAAGAGCGGACGTGA
- a CDS encoding YciI family protein: protein MLLINSAATTDAEAAEACRSSVEDWMAYDRAVQEAGVHVSGHSLADLTTATAVRVGPTGERTVTDGPFAETREVLGGYYVIDVPDLDAALEWAARCPGARGGGSVVVRPVAEFEV from the coding sequence ATGCTGCTGATCAACAGCGCCGCGACGACCGACGCCGAGGCCGCCGAAGCGTGCCGGTCCTCGGTCGAGGACTGGATGGCCTACGACAGGGCCGTGCAGGAGGCGGGAGTCCACGTGTCCGGGCACTCGCTGGCGGACCTGACCACCGCCACGGCCGTCCGGGTCGGGCCGACGGGGGAGCGCACCGTCACCGACGGGCCGTTCGCCGAGACCCGCGAGGTGCTGGGCGGCTACTACGTGATCGACGTGCCCGACCTGGACGCCGCGCTGGAGTGGGCCGCCCGCTGCCCGGGGGCGCGCGGCGGCGGTTCGGTCGTGGTGCGGCCGGTCGCCGAGTTCGAGGTGTGA
- a CDS encoding TrkH family potassium uptake protein — translation MSRSPRIRAWRRSPQVTVATFAILITLGTAMLMLPAASQTGTATDFTTALFTAVSAVCVTGLIIVDTPAYWSFLGEWVILVLIQIGGLGIMTLTTTLILLVRQRINLRVQLSAEAETKAWTLGDVRRAVLGIIGFSLLFEAVTAVALTLRFLAGYGYPPEQALYHGLFHAVSAFNNAGFALYSDSVMGFATDPWIILPLAFAVVSGGLGFPVWIELWRRTRTRRTGAGKRLSLHTRITLWTSGVLLAVGTVTTTALEWNKAGTLGPMSIGEKILSGFFHSVVTRTAGFNSLDTAEFQTQTLFVTDMLMFIGGGSGGTAGGIKVTTFSLLAFVVYASVRGESAVHVGHRRLARGVERQAIVVALLAIGTVFVSTLVMMTITPFTLDQLLFEVISAFATVGLSTGITADLPAAGQYLLCLLMFAGRVGPITLASALALRHTTRRFEYPEERAIVG, via the coding sequence CTGTCCCGTTCGCCCAGAATCCGGGCGTGGCGTAGATCTCCCCAGGTGACCGTGGCCACGTTCGCGATTCTGATCACACTCGGCACGGCCATGCTGATGCTGCCCGCGGCCTCGCAGACAGGGACGGCGACGGACTTCACCACCGCCCTGTTCACCGCGGTCTCGGCGGTGTGCGTGACCGGTCTGATCATCGTGGACACCCCCGCGTACTGGTCGTTTCTCGGCGAATGGGTGATCCTGGTGCTCATCCAGATCGGCGGACTGGGCATCATGACCCTGACCACGACACTGATCCTGCTGGTGCGGCAACGGATCAACCTGCGGGTACAGCTCTCCGCCGAAGCGGAGACCAAAGCCTGGACCCTGGGCGACGTACGCAGGGCGGTCCTGGGGATCATCGGCTTCAGCCTGCTGTTCGAGGCCGTCACCGCCGTGGCGCTGACGCTGCGGTTCCTCGCCGGCTACGGCTATCCACCGGAACAGGCGCTCTACCACGGCCTGTTCCACGCGGTGTCGGCGTTCAACAACGCCGGGTTCGCGCTGTACTCCGACAGCGTCATGGGGTTCGCCACCGATCCGTGGATCATCCTGCCGCTCGCGTTCGCGGTGGTCTCGGGCGGTCTCGGCTTCCCGGTGTGGATAGAACTGTGGCGGCGGACCCGCACCCGGCGGACCGGAGCCGGGAAGCGGCTGTCGCTGCACACCCGGATCACCCTGTGGACCAGCGGAGTCCTGCTGGCGGTCGGCACGGTCACGACCACCGCGCTGGAGTGGAACAAGGCCGGGACGCTCGGACCCATGAGCATCGGCGAGAAGATCCTGTCGGGGTTCTTCCACAGCGTGGTGACCCGCACCGCCGGGTTCAACAGCCTCGACACCGCCGAGTTCCAGACGCAGACACTGTTCGTCACCGACATGCTCATGTTCATCGGAGGCGGCAGCGGAGGCACGGCCGGTGGCATCAAGGTCACCACGTTCTCGCTGCTGGCGTTCGTGGTCTACGCCAGCGTCCGAGGCGAGTCCGCCGTGCACGTGGGCCACCGCCGACTCGCCCGGGGCGTCGAGCGGCAGGCGATCGTGGTCGCGCTGCTGGCGATAGGGACCGTGTTCGTGTCCACGCTGGTCATGATGACCATCACCCCCTTCACCCTGGACCAACTCCTGTTCGAGGTGATCTCCGCCTTCGCCACGGTGGGGCTGTCCACTGGCATCACCGCCGACCTCCCGGCCGCGGGGCAGTACCTGCTGTGTCTGCTGATGTTCGCCGGTCGCGTCGGCCCGATCACCCTCGCCTCCGCCCTGGCGCTGCGCCACACGACGCGCCGGTTCGAATACCCCGAAGAGCGCGCCATCGTCGGCTGA
- a CDS encoding MMPL family transporter encodes MFSALGRSTHRGRIWVLLATGAFIVFAALWGTGLFGAVSDGGFEDPDAESTRATEVIEEELGHDAVDVVAVYRSDDLTVDDPEFAEEVQDVLDRLSDDRVASVTSYLDPDLGELQRGALVSEDRHAVYVPLTLEGEDRAERMESFEAIADDLEAETLTTRVGGSLAIESELSEQAESDVVRAELISLPLLLVLLVVIFGGVVAALMPLAVGGLAVLGAMVLLRALTQVTEVSVFAVNVATILGLGLAIDYGLFLVSRFREEMRRTGDVAAAVPVTLATAGRTVAFSGVTVLIAFAGLLFFPQPILRSIGLGGIAVVVFDLIAALVVLPALLSVVGRRIDALRLPLFGRRRSGADADDRVGGWSRLAHSVMRRPVLYLLTVAAVLVAFASALTSLDVGTTDQRYLPADAESRQATEILEEDFPAGGTGQIDVVVTGEVDQADLAAFAEELADLDGSEGAQLVRAEGEAAHLTVAYEGEIDDDSTADLVRAVRDADAPEGAEEVLVGGAAAQQLDNVDAIVETVPTTLLFVSLSTLVLLFLAFGSVVLPLKAVVMGFLSLGASLGVVIWGFQEGHLADLLGFDAVGTIDPTYLVLIIIVAFGLAMDYELFLLSRVREEYLATGDNTHSVAVGLQRTGRIITSAALLLIVVLVAMGASGLLFLKIIGIGLAMAVVVDATLVRALLVPATMRLLGGANWWLPRPLRWLHDRVGITESEENPRERQEREAEETGARVGS; translated from the coding sequence ATGTTCTCTGCGCTCGGCCGGTCCACCCATCGGGGACGGATCTGGGTGCTCCTGGCCACGGGGGCGTTCATCGTGTTCGCCGCCCTGTGGGGCACCGGCCTGTTCGGCGCGGTCAGCGACGGGGGATTCGAGGACCCCGACGCGGAGTCCACCAGGGCCACCGAGGTGATCGAGGAGGAACTGGGGCACGACGCGGTGGACGTCGTGGCCGTGTACCGCAGCGACGACCTGACCGTCGACGACCCCGAGTTCGCCGAAGAGGTCCAGGACGTGCTCGACCGCCTGTCCGACGACCGCGTCGCCTCGGTCACCAGCTACCTGGACCCGGACCTCGGCGAACTCCAGCGCGGCGCGCTGGTCTCCGAGGACCGGCACGCCGTGTACGTGCCCCTCACCCTGGAGGGCGAGGACAGGGCCGAGCGGATGGAGTCCTTCGAGGCGATCGCCGACGACCTCGAAGCCGAGACGCTGACGACCCGCGTCGGCGGCTCGCTGGCGATCGAGAGCGAACTGTCCGAGCAGGCCGAGTCCGACGTCGTGCGCGCCGAACTCATCTCCCTGCCGCTGCTGCTGGTGCTGCTCGTCGTCATCTTCGGCGGGGTGGTCGCCGCCCTGATGCCGCTGGCCGTCGGCGGCCTGGCGGTGCTGGGCGCGATGGTGCTGCTGCGCGCGCTCACCCAGGTCACCGAGGTGTCGGTGTTCGCCGTCAACGTGGCCACCATCCTGGGCCTGGGCCTGGCCATCGACTACGGTCTGTTCCTGGTCAGCCGGTTCCGCGAGGAGATGCGCCGCACCGGCGACGTCGCCGCCGCCGTGCCCGTCACCCTGGCCACCGCGGGCCGGACCGTCGCCTTCTCCGGCGTCACCGTCCTCATCGCCTTCGCCGGACTGCTGTTCTTCCCGCAGCCCATCCTGCGCTCCATCGGCCTGGGTGGCATCGCGGTCGTGGTGTTCGACCTGATCGCGGCGCTCGTCGTGCTCCCGGCCCTGCTGTCGGTCGTCGGCCGCCGCATCGACGCGCTGCGGCTGCCCCTGTTCGGCCGGAGGCGCTCCGGCGCGGACGCCGACGACCGCGTCGGCGGCTGGTCGCGGCTGGCGCACAGCGTCATGCGCCGCCCGGTGCTGTACCTGCTCACCGTCGCCGCCGTGCTCGTCGCGTTCGCCTCGGCGCTCACCTCGCTGGACGTCGGCACCACCGACCAGCGCTACCTGCCCGCCGACGCCGAGAGCCGACAGGCCACCGAGATCCTGGAGGAGGACTTCCCGGCGGGCGGCACCGGGCAGATCGACGTCGTGGTCACCGGCGAGGTCGACCAGGCCGACCTCGCCGCCTTCGCCGAGGAGCTGGCCGACCTGGACGGCTCCGAGGGCGCCCAGCTCGTCCGGGCCGAGGGCGAGGCCGCGCACCTGACCGTCGCCTACGAGGGCGAGATCGACGACGACTCCACCGCCGACCTGGTGCGGGCGGTACGCGACGCCGACGCTCCGGAGGGCGCTGAGGAGGTCCTGGTCGGCGGAGCGGCGGCGCAGCAGCTCGACAACGTCGACGCCATCGTCGAGACGGTGCCCACGACCCTGCTGTTCGTCTCGCTGAGCACCCTGGTCCTGCTGTTCCTGGCGTTCGGCTCGGTCGTGCTGCCCCTCAAGGCGGTCGTCATGGGCTTTCTGTCGCTGGGCGCGTCGCTGGGCGTGGTCATCTGGGGCTTCCAGGAGGGCCACCTGGCCGACCTGCTCGGTTTCGACGCGGTCGGCACCATCGACCCCACCTACCTGGTGCTCATCATCATCGTCGCCTTCGGCCTGGCCATGGACTACGAGCTGTTCCTGCTCAGCCGGGTCCGCGAGGAGTACCTGGCCACCGGCGACAACACCCACTCGGTCGCGGTCGGCCTGCAGCGTACCGGGCGCATCATCACCAGCGCCGCGCTGCTGCTCATCGTGGTGCTGGTCGCGATGGGCGCCTCCGGCCTGCTGTTCCTCAAGATCATCGGCATCGGGTTGGCGATGGCGGTGGTCGTGGACGCCACCCTGGTCCGCGCCCTGCTGGTGCCCGCCACGATGCGCCTGCTCGGCGGCGCCAACTGGTGGCTGCCCCGCCCGCTGCGCTGGCTGCACGACCGCGTCGGCATCACCGAGAGCGAGGAGAACCCGCGGGAGCGCCAGGAGAGGGAGGCCGAGGAGACCGGGGCGAGGGTCGGCTCCTGA